The following coding sequences are from one Luteolibacter yonseiensis window:
- a CDS encoding sugar transferase: protein MSIAPEEYWSQAGQQGKIEKWSRNARRKMAVWRFTILLARVMKRGIDVVGSIGALMAFSPIIAATALLIRIEDGGPIFFRQNRVGAGGKLFGMWKFRSMVVNADKIKDNLLEQNQHGQTGVTFKMKNDPRITKVGKWIRKLSIDEFPQFYNVLRGDMSLVGPRPPLPREVATYKASHLRRLRVKPGITCLWQIGGRSEIDFEGQVRLDLEYIRSSSAFYDISILLKTLPAVLFGKGAY, encoded by the coding sequence ATGAGCATCGCACCGGAGGAATATTGGAGCCAGGCCGGGCAACAAGGAAAAATCGAAAAATGGAGCAGGAACGCCCGCCGGAAAATGGCGGTGTGGCGCTTCACCATTCTGCTGGCCCGCGTTATGAAGCGCGGGATCGATGTCGTCGGCTCGATCGGCGCGCTGATGGCTTTTTCACCGATCATCGCCGCGACAGCCCTGCTGATCCGGATCGAGGACGGCGGGCCGATCTTTTTCCGCCAGAACCGGGTGGGAGCCGGTGGCAAATTGTTCGGAATGTGGAAGTTCCGCTCCATGGTGGTCAACGCGGACAAGATCAAGGACAACCTGCTCGAACAGAACCAGCACGGTCAGACGGGTGTGACGTTCAAAATGAAAAACGATCCGCGCATCACCAAGGTGGGCAAATGGATCCGCAAGCTCTCCATCGACGAATTTCCCCAGTTCTACAACGTTCTCCGGGGGGACATGTCCCTCGTGGGACCAAGGCCGCCGCTGCCTCGGGAAGTGGCGACCTACAAGGCCTCGCACCTCCGCCGCCTGAGGGTGAAGCCCGGCATCACCTGCCTGTGGCAGATCGGCGGCCGCTCGGAGATCGACTTCGAGGGCCAGGTCAGGTTGGATTTGGAATACATCCGGTCGTCCAGCGCGTTTTACGACATCTCCATCCTGTTGAAGACCCTGCCTGCCGTGCTGTTTGGAAAAGGCGCCTACTAA
- a CDS encoding glycosyltransferase family 4 protein, producing the protein MSRILHVPRRFAIDEWGGTESVIYNLCKEQQKLGFQPEIHTSRALAPLPREVWRDIPIRRYRYCYPFLGLSEADVHALDKKGGNLLSLDLFFHLLAAKDVRIYHAHVLKRMGGAVLTAARYRKKPFVATLHGNIFDVPKAEAASIVEAQEGHFEWGKPFGAIFRSRHLLEDADAVLCVGYSEYEKAKAALNHDRVHHLPNGVTAEAFAHGDRAKGRALLGWPEDVIAFGCLSRIDPQKNQLLLVESFANLVSGNPDQSFRLLLGGPVTAPAYREEIVSLIRESGLEQLVTLHPSVVAESELHQNLLAALDAFVLPSRHEPFGIVVLEAWAAGLPVIASNVGGLQMLVSHEKDGLHFPPGDAAALTAALRRIAMEPGLGRALATAGYSKMTGQYTWKAVNERLEEIYQFAESRHR; encoded by the coding sequence ATGTCCCGCATCCTCCATGTCCCCCGACGTTTCGCCATCGATGAATGGGGCGGAACCGAGAGCGTCATTTACAATCTCTGCAAAGAGCAGCAGAAACTCGGATTCCAGCCGGAGATCCACACCTCCCGCGCCCTGGCCCCCCTGCCTCGCGAAGTATGGCGGGATATTCCCATCCGCCGTTATCGCTACTGCTATCCATTCCTCGGCCTGTCCGAAGCGGATGTCCATGCGCTGGACAAGAAAGGCGGCAACCTGCTTTCGCTGGATCTGTTTTTCCACCTGCTGGCCGCCAAGGACGTGCGGATCTATCATGCGCACGTGCTCAAGCGCATGGGAGGTGCCGTACTGACCGCCGCGAGATATCGCAAGAAGCCTTTCGTCGCGACGCTTCACGGAAACATCTTCGATGTCCCGAAGGCGGAGGCGGCTTCCATTGTCGAAGCACAGGAAGGCCACTTCGAATGGGGCAAGCCCTTCGGAGCCATCTTCCGCTCGCGCCACCTGCTGGAAGACGCGGACGCGGTGCTCTGCGTGGGGTACTCGGAGTATGAAAAGGCAAAAGCCGCGCTCAATCACGACCGCGTCCACCACCTGCCGAACGGCGTCACGGCGGAGGCCTTCGCCCACGGTGACCGTGCGAAAGGCCGCGCGCTGCTCGGCTGGCCGGAGGATGTGATCGCGTTCGGATGCCTGAGCCGCATTGATCCCCAGAAAAACCAACTTCTCCTCGTCGAGTCGTTTGCGAACCTTGTCAGCGGAAATCCGGATCAATCCTTCCGCCTCCTGTTGGGCGGGCCGGTCACCGCTCCCGCATATCGCGAGGAGATCGTCAGCCTCATCCGTGAGAGTGGTTTGGAACAACTGGTGACCCTCCACCCGTCCGTCGTGGCGGAATCCGAACTCCACCAGAACCTGCTCGCCGCACTGGATGCCTTCGTTCTTCCGTCCCGGCACGAACCCTTCGGCATCGTCGTGCTGGAAGCGTGGGCCGCGGGATTGCCGGTCATCGCCTCGAATGTGGGCGGGTTGCAGATGCTGGTGTCCCATGAGAAGGACGGTCTCCATTTTCCTCCGGGCGATGCCGCAGCCCTGACCGCCGCGCTCCGGCGGATCGCGATGGAGCCGGGACTGGGCCGCGCGCTCGCCACCGCCGGATACTCGAAGATGACCGGGCAATACACCTGGAAAGCCGTCAACGAACGGCTCGAAGAGATCTACCAATTCGCAGAAAGCCGCCACAGATGA
- a CDS encoding alkaline phosphatase family protein, with protein MKQRIDIFIFADALGWAIASRRRFAENLLPVRNKCETLLGYSSTCDPTILTGAVPSDHGHFSFFIKAPSESPFSNLRPFGILPEIVAGHHRVRNKVSKFIARRQGYTGYFQLYSVPFSKLPYLDYSEKKDIYEPGGITGGQTTIFEHWQKSGKPWVRSDWRLSDPENIAHARAEIEKGQVELIYLFTAKLDAVMHKYGVDHPEVDAAFDQFEKNLQSLADLASRHYRDVRIHLFSDHGMADVHVCSDLLPRWNKLGLKYGRDYIAVWDSTMARFWFSDETSRTTATAWLAAQPDGEILTDERLAGYGCLFPDRKYGELFYLLPSGSLFVPSFLNQRKVTAMHGYAPEHPDSAAAWMSNADTLPVRSLPGIFPVMKAASEA; from the coding sequence ATGAAGCAGCGGATCGACATCTTCATCTTCGCAGATGCACTGGGATGGGCCATCGCATCTCGCCGACGCTTCGCGGAAAACCTCCTTCCCGTCCGCAACAAATGCGAAACCCTGCTGGGTTACTCATCCACGTGTGATCCGACGATCCTCACAGGTGCCGTGCCGAGCGATCACGGGCACTTCTCGTTTTTCATCAAGGCTCCTTCGGAATCGCCCTTCTCCAATCTCCGCCCTTTCGGCATCCTGCCGGAAATCGTCGCGGGCCATCACCGCGTGCGGAACAAGGTTTCGAAATTCATCGCGCGCAGGCAGGGATACACCGGTTATTTCCAGCTCTACAGCGTGCCGTTTTCCAAGCTCCCCTATCTCGACTATTCCGAGAAGAAGGACATCTACGAACCCGGCGGGATCACCGGCGGACAAACCACGATTTTCGAGCATTGGCAGAAATCCGGCAAACCATGGGTGCGATCCGACTGGCGCTTGTCGGACCCGGAAAACATCGCCCACGCCCGGGCGGAAATCGAAAAGGGACAGGTCGAGCTGATCTATCTCTTCACCGCGAAACTTGATGCGGTGATGCACAAGTACGGCGTCGACCACCCGGAGGTGGATGCCGCGTTCGACCAGTTTGAAAAGAACCTCCAATCCCTCGCCGACCTCGCCTCACGACATTACCGGGATGTCAGGATCCACCTGTTCAGCGACCATGGCATGGCGGATGTGCACGTGTGCTCGGACCTCCTGCCGCGCTGGAACAAGCTCGGCTTGAAATACGGACGGGACTACATCGCCGTCTGGGATTCGACGATGGCACGCTTCTGGTTTTCCGATGAGACCAGCCGCACGACCGCGACCGCCTGGCTGGCGGCCCAGCCGGATGGCGAGATCCTCACCGACGAACGCCTCGCCGGATACGGCTGCCTTTTCCCGGACCGGAAATACGGCGAGCTTTTCTACCTGCTGCCGTCCGGCTCGCTGTTCGTGCCGTCGTTCCTCAACCAGCGCAAGGTCACGGCGATGCACGGCTACGCGCCGGAGCATCCCGACAGCGCCGCCGCCTGGATGTCGAACGCGGACACCCTGCCTGTCCGCTCCCTACCCGGCATATTTCCTGTCATGAAAGCCGCCTCGGAAGCCTGA
- a CDS encoding SpoIIE family protein phosphatase gives MSLQEPLTPPTGVLRYTIPADPALVGPLRNRFIDSISDGELPENEITQWKLVFSELVFNAIFHGAQSDRSNSVVIEWSITQNSIVLAAQDPGSGPPQGRLDAPSLPDDPTSESGRGLYIISTFADEVHSWHGPRGFRLEIMKRYPGQGLPLPGSPEIDSVLEELSSCYESLSVFHRLTENLIESGNLSDFIGTSLEEFLSLHPLDRIFFLGVPTLPETIHQVLVNATWFLDQNDANLTLRTLGNLTRETVWENHDDLVRQNLDFGTMREVGGGCVFPIVAGDIHFGALIALRKSSMSNEERNPLGTLRTLADLCGIACANAHLSNIRDESQRDLRELEIAVEIQKGLLPILTAPVSNRWSVSIFQESSLTIAGDYAIAETDPDGNLVIAMIDVMGKGVSAALLASIFRTAFSLSLHIPTSAMMLERINKTLCNQLGSLSMFITCAIARVSADGRVIDHASAGHCPTFFYQQNGSRTFFQPSGPPLGVISQVAYTSDVVKLKGGERLLFVTDGCYEWDRRDEDSGWHSFMDHMDQNRDATPAELWTRLRERIRNEYGTNLEDDCTLVTLDIFT, from the coding sequence ATGAGTTTGCAAGAACCCCTCACTCCGCCCACCGGAGTCCTGCGCTACACCATCCCGGCGGACCCCGCGCTGGTCGGTCCTCTTCGGAACCGGTTCATTGATTCGATTTCGGATGGAGAACTGCCTGAAAACGAGATCACCCAATGGAAGCTCGTCTTCAGCGAACTGGTCTTCAACGCCATTTTCCACGGCGCGCAGAGCGACCGCTCGAACAGCGTGGTCATCGAGTGGAGCATCACCCAGAACTCCATCGTCCTTGCCGCGCAGGATCCGGGGAGCGGTCCGCCGCAGGGACGGCTGGACGCGCCAAGCCTCCCGGACGACCCCACTTCCGAATCGGGCAGAGGTCTTTACATCATTTCCACTTTCGCGGACGAGGTCCATTCGTGGCACGGTCCTCGGGGCTTCCGCCTCGAAATCATGAAGCGCTATCCCGGTCAGGGCCTGCCGCTTCCGGGAAGTCCGGAGATCGACAGCGTTCTCGAAGAGCTGTCCTCCTGTTATGAAAGCCTCTCCGTTTTCCACCGCCTGACGGAAAACCTGATCGAGAGCGGGAACCTCAGCGACTTCATCGGCACGTCCCTCGAGGAGTTCCTTTCGCTGCATCCGCTGGACAGGATCTTCTTCCTCGGCGTACCCACCCTGCCCGAAACCATCCACCAGGTGCTGGTGAACGCCACCTGGTTCCTCGATCAGAATGATGCGAACCTCACCTTGAGGACCTTGGGAAATCTCACGCGCGAAACCGTATGGGAGAACCATGACGACCTCGTCCGGCAGAACCTGGACTTCGGAACGATGCGCGAGGTCGGCGGAGGCTGCGTCTTTCCCATCGTCGCGGGCGACATCCACTTCGGCGCGCTCATCGCCTTGCGCAAGTCATCGATGAGCAACGAGGAACGCAATCCGCTCGGCACCCTCCGCACCCTCGCCGATCTCTGCGGCATCGCCTGTGCGAACGCCCACCTGTCGAACATCCGTGACGAGTCCCAGCGTGACCTTCGCGAATTGGAAATCGCCGTGGAAATCCAAAAGGGCCTGCTTCCCATCCTCACCGCTCCCGTCTCGAACCGCTGGAGTGTGTCGATCTTCCAGGAAAGCTCGCTCACCATCGCCGGTGACTACGCCATCGCTGAAACCGATCCGGATGGAAACCTCGTCATCGCCATGATCGACGTGATGGGCAAGGGCGTCTCGGCAGCTTTGCTCGCCAGTATTTTCCGGACGGCCTTCAGTCTTTCCCTGCACATCCCCACCTCCGCGATGATGCTGGAAAGAATCAACAAGACACTCTGCAACCAGTTGGGCAGCCTGAGCATGTTCATCACCTGTGCGATCGCCCGGGTGAGCGCGGACGGCAGGGTGATCGACCATGCGAGCGCTGGCCACTGTCCCACATTTTTCTACCAGCAGAACGGTTCGCGGACCTTTTTCCAACCCTCCGGTCCCCCTCTCGGTGTGATCTCCCAGGTCGCCTACACCAGCGATGTCGTCAAGCTCAAGGGTGGCGAACGCCTGCTGTTCGTGACCGACGGTTGTTACGAATGGGACCGCCGCGACGAGGACTCCGGCTGGCACTCGTTCATGGACCACATGGACCAGAACCGCGATGCGACGCCGGCCGAACTCTGGACGCGCTTGCGCGAGCGCATCCGGAACGAGTATGGAACGAATCTCGAAGACGACTGTACCTTGGTCACCTTAGATATTTTCACATGA
- a CDS encoding glycosyltransferase family 4 protein has product MKRLLIFLPYVPFPLMRGTYQRVYHLAEELGKHYEVDLFCLSSEPGDAGHIGRFQQFCKRVRFEPFEHGPWAPFLTDRIWNPLPVTVRHWWSPQVLESLKRFTEGREYDVVNFCDLVLWPYIKTVFPSHPVRVMDRSRVDWLYQTEVLNTLDQGFMEKLKLRENLSKIAKLEREVRNELALTVVCGPDDKTFLEQKLGESDRVFVLPNGANVGFFNADEWPPQPTDFPSAMFCGALDYTPNTDGLAWYFENIHPQVMAACPSFKVILVGKNPTDTVRGYGTLPGVEFAGEVPDVRPFYQKAWMQIVPLRIGGGTRLKIAEGLAMSNPVVSTTLGAQGLELHHGEHLLLADTPKDFAEAILRYVAHPAERRSHGLAGRARILETYTWSALGSRLAERIDTLHRLNS; this is encoded by the coding sequence ATGAAGCGTCTCCTGATTTTCCTGCCTTACGTGCCCTTTCCCCTCATGCGGGGCACCTACCAACGCGTCTACCACCTGGCGGAGGAATTGGGGAAGCACTATGAAGTGGACCTTTTCTGTCTTTCCTCAGAACCCGGGGACGCCGGCCATATCGGGCGTTTCCAGCAGTTCTGCAAGAGGGTGCGCTTCGAGCCGTTCGAGCACGGACCATGGGCTCCTTTCCTGACCGACCGCATCTGGAATCCGCTTCCGGTGACCGTCCGGCACTGGTGGTCTCCGCAGGTGCTCGAATCCCTGAAGCGGTTCACCGAAGGGAGGGAATATGACGTCGTGAATTTTTGTGATCTCGTGCTGTGGCCGTATATCAAGACGGTTTTCCCGTCCCACCCCGTCCGCGTCATGGATCGCAGCCGGGTCGACTGGCTTTATCAAACCGAGGTCCTCAACACCCTTGACCAGGGCTTCATGGAAAAGCTCAAGCTGAGGGAAAATCTCTCCAAAATCGCGAAACTGGAGCGCGAGGTACGGAACGAGCTGGCTCTCACCGTGGTCTGTGGTCCTGATGACAAAACCTTCCTGGAGCAGAAACTCGGCGAAAGCGACCGGGTGTTCGTTCTTCCGAACGGTGCCAATGTGGGATTTTTCAACGCGGACGAATGGCCTCCCCAGCCCACCGATTTTCCCAGCGCGATGTTTTGCGGCGCGCTCGACTACACTCCGAACACGGACGGCCTGGCCTGGTATTTTGAGAATATCCATCCGCAGGTCATGGCGGCCTGTCCGTCGTTCAAGGTCATCCTGGTCGGGAAGAATCCAACCGACACCGTCCGCGGATACGGCACGCTTCCGGGAGTGGAGTTCGCAGGCGAGGTTCCCGATGTGAGGCCCTTCTACCAGAAAGCATGGATGCAGATCGTCCCCCTCCGGATCGGTGGCGGGACACGCCTTAAAATCGCGGAAGGCCTTGCGATGTCGAATCCCGTTGTTTCCACCACGCTCGGGGCCCAGGGACTGGAACTCCACCATGGTGAACACCTGCTCCTGGCCGACACTCCCAAGGATTTCGCGGAAGCCATCCTGCGTTACGTCGCGCATCCCGCAGAGCGTCGGAGCCATGGTCTGGCCGGTCGCGCGCGCATTCTTGAAACCTACACCTGGAGCGCGCTGGGCAGCCGCCTCGCCGAGCGCATCGACACCCTTCACCGTTTGAATTCATGA
- a CDS encoding glycosyltransferase, which translates to MRSFNEAWAIGDTIRELFAQDFDGEIELIVIDSGSSDGSIGIIKETGRAKLIQIPLGTYVPGVVLNQGAREAKHDWIVYLNADATPVGKNWLTSLIQPCLADPKFGAGFSRQIPRPDCKAVFAHDYDRCFGPERESKNWDHFFSMVSSITHRSVLDEHPFREDLQYAEDDEWTRRLAAAGFSIPYAIDSVVTHSHNYTVSQSYKRLFGDAKAMSAAGTAPPEKNLVLGWLADSLRDAKWCLKNHRLGGLPFATAVRLAQRLGRRDGNRAGRQVFQRSQS; encoded by the coding sequence ATGCGCAGCTTCAACGAGGCATGGGCCATCGGCGACACGATCCGCGAGCTGTTCGCGCAGGACTTTGACGGGGAGATCGAGCTGATCGTCATCGATTCCGGGTCGAGCGACGGTTCCATCGGGATCATCAAGGAAACCGGACGCGCGAAACTGATCCAGATTCCCCTCGGGACCTACGTGCCCGGCGTCGTTCTCAACCAAGGCGCGCGCGAGGCGAAACATGACTGGATCGTCTACCTGAACGCGGACGCCACGCCGGTCGGAAAAAACTGGCTGACCTCCCTCATCCAACCCTGCCTGGCGGATCCGAAGTTTGGCGCCGGGTTCTCCCGCCAGATCCCCCGTCCGGATTGCAAGGCGGTCTTCGCCCATGACTACGACCGCTGCTTCGGACCGGAGCGGGAGTCGAAAAACTGGGATCACTTTTTCAGTATGGTCAGTTCCATCACCCATCGCTCGGTGCTCGACGAGCACCCCTTCCGAGAGGACCTGCAATACGCGGAAGACGATGAATGGACACGCCGCCTCGCCGCCGCCGGTTTTTCCATTCCGTATGCCATCGATTCCGTGGTGACGCACTCGCACAACTACACGGTGAGCCAGTCCTACAAGCGCCTCTTCGGAGACGCGAAGGCCATGTCCGCCGCCGGAACCGCGCCGCCGGAGAAGAATCTGGTTCTCGGCTGGCTCGCGGATTCCCTGCGTGATGCGAAGTGGTGCCTGAAAAACCACCGGCTCGGCGGACTCCCCTTCGCGACGGCCGTCCGCCTCGCCCAGCGGCTGGGGCGCCGTGACGGCAACCGCGCGGGCCGCCAAGTTTTCCAACGATCCCAATCATGA
- a CDS encoding glycosyltransferase family 4 protein, translated as MKVLLSAGMIQGGRSGVGRYVIALGEALVREQKSVDLYIAGLDADRALFPWLADDRWVSIPADMGGGVKNLIWHQLKLNPIVRELKIDLVHIPSYRRMLWNCAVPQVATIHDCAPFILREKYDFFRGFFGRVIVPRIARRVRRVIAVSETTGRDVIRYMKVPSSRVTVVPNGIDHGMFKPSGAEAVAAFKQRKKLDQPFFLYVARLEHPAKNHVRLIHAFEKLVASGRFGGQLILPGAPWHRAEVIEQAVADSPVRERIRLEGFVDNADLPLWYASAEALIFPSLMEGFGLPLLESQACGTRIACANSTSLPEVAGPVGILFDGLDENSIAAAMEKLSTMEDAERRACEAAGIEWAGGFTWSSHARAAAEIYRETLQTH; from the coding sequence ATGAAGGTCCTGCTGTCTGCCGGGATGATCCAGGGCGGACGCTCGGGAGTGGGGCGCTACGTCATCGCTCTTGGCGAGGCTCTCGTCCGCGAACAGAAATCGGTGGATCTTTACATCGCCGGACTGGATGCCGACCGGGCCTTGTTTCCATGGCTCGCGGATGACCGCTGGGTTTCCATTCCCGCCGACATGGGTGGAGGAGTGAAAAATCTCATCTGGCACCAGCTGAAACTGAATCCGATTGTCAGGGAGCTGAAAATCGACCTCGTGCACATTCCCAGCTACCGGCGGATGTTATGGAACTGCGCGGTGCCGCAGGTGGCCACCATCCACGATTGCGCGCCTTTCATCCTCAGGGAAAAGTACGATTTCTTCCGGGGCTTTTTCGGACGGGTCATCGTGCCGCGGATCGCCCGTCGCGTCCGCCGGGTCATCGCCGTGAGCGAGACCACCGGCAGGGACGTGATCCGCTATATGAAGGTCCCGTCCAGCCGTGTGACCGTCGTGCCGAACGGAATCGATCACGGGATGTTCAAGCCTTCCGGTGCGGAAGCCGTCGCCGCTTTCAAACAACGGAAAAAGCTGGATCAGCCGTTTTTCCTCTACGTTGCCCGCCTCGAGCACCCGGCGAAGAACCATGTCCGGCTCATCCACGCGTTTGAGAAGCTCGTGGCATCCGGCAGGTTCGGCGGACAACTCATTCTTCCCGGCGCGCCTTGGCACAGGGCGGAGGTCATCGAACAGGCCGTCGCAGACAGTCCTGTCCGGGAACGCATCCGGTTGGAGGGATTTGTCGACAATGCGGATTTGCCGCTCTGGTATGCCTCCGCGGAGGCGCTGATCTTCCCTTCGCTGATGGAGGGATTCGGCCTGCCTCTGCTGGAATCCCAGGCCTGCGGCACCCGGATCGCATGTGCGAACTCCACCAGTCTGCCCGAGGTCGCAGGCCCCGTCGGGATTCTCTTCGACGGACTCGACGAGAATTCCATCGCGGCTGCGATGGAGAAGCTCTCCACCATGGAGGACGCAGAGCGTCGTGCTTGCGAAGCCGCGGGCATCGAATGGGCCGGTGGTTTCACCTGGTCCTCACACGCCCGGGCTGCGGCGGAAATTTATCGCGAAACCCTGCAAACCCACTGA
- a CDS encoding response regulator codes for MKRIIVAEDDFVISKLYQIHFRRNGLHGSFFNTGAGVLESARHQRPDLVILDFELPDIRGPEVMSQLHAIPGCEDVPVVFVTGRATPEVVDNLRKDGAREVFGKPFSPLQLIQLINQLTGEK; via the coding sequence ATGAAACGAATCATTGTCGCAGAGGATGACTTTGTCATCTCCAAGCTCTATCAGATCCACTTCCGCAGGAACGGCCTCCACGGAAGTTTCTTCAATACCGGTGCGGGAGTGCTGGAAAGCGCCCGCCACCAGCGGCCGGACCTCGTCATTCTCGACTTCGAACTGCCAGACATCCGGGGCCCCGAAGTGATGAGCCAGCTCCATGCGATTCCCGGTTGTGAGGATGTCCCGGTGGTGTTCGTCACCGGCCGGGCGACGCCCGAGGTCGTGGACAACCTCCGCAAGGACGGCGCGCGCGAGGTCTTTGGAAAACCCTTTTCGCCCCTGCAACTGATCCAGCTCATCAACCAGCTCACCGGGGAAAAATAA
- a CDS encoding STAS domain-containing protein: MIVQSSKQDDGTMLMTVLVDSLDRLNMPEFKAEAAKVISQSDGRLEVDCSTLGFIDSSGLGAFLYAHNLLGEGRQPMRLTGVGSEVLTILELMQVHRLFELEPKR, from the coding sequence ATGATTGTTCAATCTAGCAAGCAGGATGACGGCACGATGTTAATGACTGTCCTGGTGGACAGCTTGGATCGCCTGAACATGCCGGAGTTCAAGGCGGAGGCGGCGAAGGTCATCTCCCAGTCCGACGGACGGTTGGAGGTTGATTGCTCCACGCTTGGCTTCATCGACAGTTCCGGTCTCGGGGCCTTTCTCTACGCCCACAATCTGCTGGGCGAGGGGAGGCAGCCGATGAGACTGACTGGAGTGGGCTCCGAGGTTCTGACAATATTGGAGCTGATGCAGGTCCACCGGCTTTTCGAACTGGAACCCAAACGCTAG
- a CDS encoding WecB/TagA/CpsF family glycosyltransferase: protein MKPTHLEPPITVLLGLPFHDITLEEALDYCADAMRGTTNRYLVTANVDFTTQAFEDPDLKKIVFFADRVVCDGMPLVWLSKLLGSPLRERVAGSDMVPKLLEICGREGHSVYFLGSDVDTLIEAKGIVEARYPGLRVVGVDSPPIGAVVEWDNDMLCEKMRASGAQLLLACLGCPKQERWIFAHHRETGIPLSIGVGASLDFITGKQKRAPVWMQKSGFEWFWRMSSSPRRLVSRYSKDFVFLIKASLLQLNSQRRRKRKEVVPRDTVRDEMPLSEPVMRISWHGELQNSELSGAPVPETVTAPVLLDTSKITFLDSSGLGRLALLARICRSANQMLIVVNQSPVFAKSIRAVRMESLFSSAKSEKAAIELIQKHTESGGVLQKSEEGVVWVAFSRSLDALYHEEMMDILEKAITGSAGIHTLVVNLKEVSFIDSRAVGGLIRAWKTMTSNGGQMFLYGANSGVSEIIALLRLDKFLTEWKGAPPA, encoded by the coding sequence ATGAAGCCAACGCACTTGGAACCACCCATCACGGTATTGTTAGGCCTGCCGTTTCACGACATCACGCTCGAGGAGGCTCTCGACTACTGTGCGGATGCCATGAGAGGCACGACGAACCGCTACCTGGTGACCGCCAATGTCGATTTCACGACACAGGCGTTCGAGGATCCTGACCTGAAGAAGATCGTCTTTTTCGCGGATCGTGTGGTGTGCGACGGCATGCCGTTGGTGTGGCTTTCGAAATTGCTGGGTTCGCCCCTGCGCGAGCGCGTCGCGGGATCCGACATGGTGCCGAAGCTGCTGGAAATCTGCGGCAGGGAAGGCCATTCCGTTTATTTTCTCGGCAGCGATGTCGATACATTGATCGAGGCGAAAGGCATCGTCGAGGCCCGCTACCCGGGCCTCAGGGTGGTGGGCGTGGATTCCCCGCCCATCGGAGCGGTCGTCGAGTGGGACAATGACATGCTATGCGAGAAAATGCGTGCGAGCGGCGCACAACTGCTGCTTGCCTGCCTGGGGTGCCCCAAGCAGGAGCGCTGGATCTTCGCCCATCACCGGGAAACCGGCATACCGCTCAGCATCGGCGTGGGGGCGAGTCTGGATTTCATCACCGGCAAGCAGAAACGCGCCCCGGTCTGGATGCAGAAATCCGGCTTCGAGTGGTTCTGGCGCATGTCCAGCAGCCCGCGGCGGCTGGTTTCCCGTTACAGCAAGGATTTCGTGTTCCTGATCAAGGCCTCGCTGCTGCAGTTGAATTCCCAACGCCGGCGCAAGCGCAAGGAAGTGGTTCCCCGCGATACCGTACGCGATGAAATGCCATTGTCCGAGCCGGTGATGCGGATTTCGTGGCACGGGGAGTTGCAGAATTCCGAACTCAGCGGTGCCCCGGTTCCGGAAACCGTGACGGCTCCGGTGCTGCTGGATACGTCGAAAATCACTTTCCTTGACAGCTCGGGCCTCGGCCGTCTCGCCCTGCTGGCGAGGATCTGCCGGTCGGCGAACCAGATGCTCATCGTCGTCAACCAATCTCCGGTATTTGCGAAATCCATCCGGGCGGTCCGGATGGAATCGCTTTTTTCCTCCGCGAAGTCCGAGAAAGCCGCCATCGAGCTGATCCAGAAACATACCGAAAGCGGGGGAGTTCTCCAGAAATCCGAGGAAGGTGTGGTGTGGGTCGCCTTCAGTCGTTCGCTGGACGCGCTTTACCATGAGGAGATGATGGATATCCTGGAAAAAGCCATTACAGGATCCGCCGGAATCCATACCCTCGTCGTGAACCTGAAGGAAGTTTCGTTCATCGACAGCCGTGCCGTGGGCGGCCTCATCCGTGCATGGAAAACGATGACATCGAACGGCGGGCAGATGTTTCTTTATGGCGCGAATTCGGGGGTCAGCGAGATCATCGCGCTCCTGCGGTTGGACAAATTCCTCACCGAGTGGAAAGGAGCTCCTCCTGCATGA